One Pseudomonadota bacterium genomic window carries:
- a CDS encoding SUMF1/EgtB/PvdO family nonheme iron enzyme, producing the protein MRRLIALIILLMFSLAFILSLPGHTSAQAKPEAVKTKQKKARRVAPPVPYRTTDTSSRLALVIGNSSYDSSPLKNPANDASDMASTLQELGFTVILKKNATLKSMEEGLEEFGNRLKRGGVGLFYYAGHGLQMEGTNYLIPIGAKINKESDVKYTSLNAGKILDEMAYANNGLNIVIMDACRDNPYVRNFRSATRGLADISNASLGTFIACSTSPGQVARDGDGRNSPYTSALLEYIKYPGLSIEQVFKGVRQRLIMETGGKQISWDHSSLQGEFYFNPPQIASFSPATSGPGTGYIDSERQKLEQERLAVESERKKIDEERARTEAERRKADEERARTEAERRRADEERARTEAERRRADEERARTEAERRRADEERKLSEEKIKLEAQQRALAEEKRKLEVQRLAMAQKPAPVSSIPRSFTDSVTGMEFVLVKGGCFQMGDTFGDGFAYEKPVHEVCVSDFYIGKYEVTQGQWKAIMGNNPSHFSSCGDTCPVEKVSWNDIQDFIQKLNSITGKSYCLPTEAEWEYAARSGGKKEKYAGTSSDSDLGSYAWYTSNSGSKTHPVGQKSPNSLGLYDMSGNVWEWVSDYYDNEYYKNSPRDNPHGPASGSAKVLRGGGWNDNQRDIRASDRSSYNPWGVRASTWDYFRPSNQGYNYGFRVASSPR; encoded by the coding sequence ATGCGACGATTAATAGCGCTCATCATCCTTCTCATGTTCTCATTAGCTTTTATTCTTTCTCTCCCCGGTCATACCTCGGCTCAGGCAAAACCTGAAGCAGTCAAAACCAAGCAGAAGAAGGCAAGAAGGGTCGCTCCTCCTGTCCCCTACCGTACCACCGATACCTCATCGAGACTTGCCCTTGTCATCGGTAACAGCTCCTACGATTCCTCACCCTTAAAGAACCCTGCCAATGATGCATCAGATATGGCATCAACATTACAGGAACTCGGCTTTACGGTAATCCTCAAAAAGAATGCCACACTCAAGTCCATGGAAGAAGGCCTGGAAGAATTCGGGAACCGTCTGAAAAGAGGAGGTGTAGGTCTCTTCTATTATGCGGGGCATGGTTTACAGATGGAAGGCACCAATTATCTTATCCCCATTGGCGCAAAAATCAATAAAGAATCGGACGTAAAATACACTTCCCTTAATGCCGGAAAGATTTTAGACGAAATGGCTTATGCCAATAACGGCCTCAATATTGTCATCATGGACGCCTGCAGGGACAACCCTTATGTCCGGAATTTCCGCTCTGCCACCCGTGGCCTTGCCGATATCAGCAACGCCTCCCTGGGCACCTTTATCGCATGTTCCACAAGTCCTGGCCAGGTAGCCCGGGACGGTGACGGCAGAAACAGCCCTTACACATCAGCCCTCCTGGAATACATAAAATACCCCGGTCTTTCCATCGAACAGGTCTTTAAGGGTGTCCGCCAGAGACTGATCATGGAAACAGGGGGCAAGCAGATATCCTGGGATCATTCCTCCCTTCAAGGGGAATTTTATTTCAATCCTCCTCAGATTGCCTCTTTCTCTCCTGCTACCTCTGGCCCGGGAACAGGCTACATCGACTCAGAAAGGCAGAAGCTAGAGCAGGAAAGACTGGCCGTTGAATCGGAGAGGAAAAAGATAGATGAGGAAAGGGCGAGAACCGAGGCAGAAAGAAGAAAGGCAGATGAGGAAAGGGCGAGAACCGAGGCAGAAAGAAGAAGGGCAGATGAGGAAAGGGCGAGAACCGAGGCAGAAAGAAGAAGGGCAGATGAGGAAAGGGCGAGAACCGAGGCAGAAAGAAGAAGGGCAGATGAGGAAAGGAAACTATCCGAGGAGAAAATAAAATTGGAGGCTCAGCAACGGGCCCTTGCAGAAGAGAAGAGGAAACTGGAGGTACAGCGCCTTGCCATGGCGCAAAAACCTGCTCCGGTATCCTCTATCCCACGCTCTTTCACTGACTCCGTAACGGGCATGGAGTTCGTCTTAGTCAAGGGCGGGTGTTTCCAGATGGGCGATACCTTCGGTGATGGTTTTGCATATGAAAAGCCCGTGCACGAGGTCTGCGTCAGTGACTTTTACATTGGGAAATACGAGGTCACCCAGGGACAATGGAAGGCTATCATGGGAAATAACCCCTCACACTTTTCATCATGCGGCGATACCTGCCCTGTAGAAAAGGTCTCCTGGAATGACATTCAGGACTTCATCCAAAAGCTCAACAGTATAACCGGCAAATCCTATTGCCTACCCACTGAGGCGGAGTGGGAATATGCCGCCCGCAGTGGCGGGAAGAAAGAAAAATACGCAGGCACAAGTTCCGATTCAGACCTTGGGAGCTATGCCTGGTACACCTCGAACTCAGGCAGTAAAACTCATCCCGTCGGTCAGAAAAGTCCCAACTCTCTGGGTCTTTATGACATGTCCGGCAATGTATGGGAATGGGTGTCTGATTATTACGACAACGAATATTACAAAAACAGTCCTCGCGATAATCCTCATGGACCTGCTTCCGGTAGTGCCAAGGTGCTTCGTGGCGGCGGTTGGAACGACAATCAGAGGGACATCCGTGCATCGGACCGGAGCAGCTACAATCCGTGGGGCGTCCGTGCTTCGACCTGGGACTACTTCAGGCCGTCGAATCAGGGCTACAACTACGGGTTTCGGGTTGCCTCTTCCCCCAGGTAG
- a CDS encoding pyrimidine/purine nucleoside phosphorylase: protein MIKHNTYFDGKVQSLGINTAEGYATVGVMEPGAYTFSTASEEHMVIIEGSMKVRLPGKEWQEVRKNEKIIVGKDASFDIDAAVEVGYICYYK from the coding sequence ATGATTAAACACAACACCTATTTTGATGGTAAAGTACAGAGTCTGGGAATAAACACTGCAGAAGGATACGCGACCGTGGGTGTAATGGAACCCGGTGCATATACATTCTCTACCGCGTCAGAAGAGCATATGGTAATTATTGAAGGATCAATGAAGGTAAGGTTGCCGGGCAAAGAGTGGCAGGAAGTCAGGAAAAACGAAAAGATAATTGTCGGGAAAGACGCATCTTTCGACATAGATGCAGCAGTTGAAGTGGGTTATATCTGTTACTATAAGTGA
- the hisS gene encoding histidine--tRNA ligase, with protein MEKIKTLRGFRDILGEEIHKFRLIENISRKYFGLLGFKEIEIPVLEKTELFVRSIGDTTDIVEKEMFTFTDIGGDSLTLRPEATAGMVRSYLQEGMYVKERMSKVFTIGPMFRHERPQKGRFREFHQVDVEVFGVSEPLVDAELLWMISLILHELNIRDYRMEVNSVGCKTCRETFRDMLVSYFEEKKDGLCEDCNRRLQRNPLRIFDCKNAQCIEISRHSPLLYNYLCNGCREHFDAFLEYINGFGVEVVINKRLVRGLDYYTKTVFEITSDDLGAQKAFIAGGRYDNLVEEMGGPSTPGIGFGAGVERLALLMKTPALSEKPSCFLAYMGDRARDYLVPLLKSFTKEGLPLNYSYEGKSLKSQMRYADSLHADFVLILGDDEIDKGSITLRNMKNKDQQNLPLDPFKLPQEILKLITG; from the coding sequence ATGGAAAAGATCAAGACATTAAGGGGATTCAGGGACATCCTGGGTGAAGAAATCCATAAATTCAGACTCATAGAAAACATTTCAAGAAAATATTTTGGCCTCCTCGGCTTTAAGGAGATTGAAATCCCTGTTCTCGAAAAAACCGAGCTCTTTGTGAGGAGTATCGGAGATACAACGGATATTGTAGAAAAGGAGATGTTTACCTTCACGGATATCGGAGGCGATTCTCTTACCCTGCGCCCTGAGGCTACAGCAGGCATGGTGAGATCGTACCTGCAGGAAGGCATGTACGTTAAGGAAAGGATGAGCAAAGTCTTTACCATAGGACCTATGTTCCGGCATGAAAGGCCCCAGAAAGGCAGGTTCCGTGAATTCCACCAGGTTGACGTAGAGGTCTTCGGGGTAAGTGAGCCATTGGTTGATGCAGAACTTTTATGGATGATTTCGTTGATACTGCATGAACTCAACATCCGCGATTACCGTATGGAAGTAAACAGCGTCGGCTGTAAAACATGCAGGGAAACCTTCAGGGATATGCTTGTTTCATATTTTGAAGAGAAAAAGGACGGGCTATGCGAGGATTGTAACAGGCGACTGCAACGAAACCCTTTGAGAATATTTGACTGTAAAAATGCCCAGTGTATCGAAATAAGCCGGCATTCTCCCTTGCTCTATAATTACTTGTGCAATGGATGCAGGGAACATTTTGATGCATTTTTGGAATATATTAATGGTTTTGGTGTCGAGGTTGTTATCAATAAGAGGCTTGTCCGGGGACTTGACTACTACACAAAAACGGTTTTCGAAATAACATCCGATGATCTCGGAGCACAGAAGGCATTCATTGCAGGCGGGAGATACGATAACCTTGTTGAAGAGATGGGCGGTCCTTCGACGCCGGGTATAGGTTTCGGCGCAGGCGTTGAAAGACTGGCATTATTGATGAAAACTCCTGCTTTGTCTGAAAAACCTTCCTGTTTTCTTGCCTATATGGGAGACAGGGCAAGGGATTACCTTGTACCGCTGTTAAAGTCTTTTACAAAAGAAGGGTTGCCATTGAATTACTCATACGAAGGCAAGTCTTTAAAATCACAGATGCGATATGCCGACAGCTTACATGCAGATTTTGTATTGATACTCGGTGATGATGAGATTGATAAAGGATCAATAACATTGAGAAATATGAAGAATAAAGATCAGCAGAACCTCCCCTTAGACCCTTTTAAGCTCCCACAGGAGATATTAAAGTTAATCACCGGATAG
- a CDS encoding carbonic anhydrase, whose protein sequence is MINDDAMLKLLEGNKRFVASKPVHPNQTAERRAEVSNGQAPFAVIVGCSDSRIPPEIIFDQGLGDLFIIRVAGNIVDDIALGSIEYAVGHLGTHLVVVLGHGKCGAVSATVQGGEAHGHIADIVKVIAPAVEKAKSQSGDIIDNAIKANVKLVVNKIASSKPILSDLVSSGKLKIAGAYYNIESGVVEII, encoded by the coding sequence ATGATAAACGATGATGCTATGCTGAAACTATTAGAAGGCAATAAACGGTTCGTCGCTTCAAAGCCTGTGCATCCGAATCAAACGGCTGAACGCCGTGCTGAAGTCTCAAATGGCCAAGCGCCTTTTGCCGTGATAGTAGGCTGTTCAGATTCACGCATACCTCCGGAAATCATATTCGATCAGGGCTTAGGCGACCTGTTTATAATACGCGTGGCCGGTAACATCGTAGATGATATAGCCCTTGGCAGCATCGAATATGCCGTTGGCCACCTGGGTACGCATCTTGTTGTGGTACTCGGTCACGGGAAATGTGGCGCAGTAAGCGCAACCGTTCAGGGTGGTGAAGCGCATGGTCATATCGCAGATATCGTGAAGGTCATTGCCCCTGCCGTGGAAAAGGCAAAAAGCCAATCCGGAGACATAATCGATAACGCCATTAAAGCCAATGTTAAACTCGTTGTCAACAAGATTGCATCTTCCAAACCGATTCTGTCTGATCTTGTAAGCAGCGGCAAATTAAAAATAGCCGGCGCATATTATAACATCGAAAGCGGGGTTGTAGAAATCATCTAA
- a CDS encoding MFS transporter encodes MKKHYAWVIAFTGTLVLLLSHGFGRMSYSVILPSMREGLGLSYTQVGLIGTGNFIGYLCLAVIGGFLAARFGARRLIFISLIVMGISLFLTGLSNSFMAAFLMRLITGLGNGGSYVPMMALPAAWFVARKRGLAMGINTIGTGLGFSISGLVLPYFILQYGEIGWRYAWCLMGAITFIGAFVCYSLLRDNPREKGLSMYGGDSTEKTDDGIRKLTLFTTWQEVVSEKEIWKLGCVYFMYGFSYIIYLTFFIAFLTKEIGLTPKSAGAIFAVIGLLCIISGTIWGSISDILGRRYGSVLGYISLALAYLLPAVSQGTPSIYVSAVLFGITMSAIPVIMAAAAGDAVGGRLAPAGLGIVTLFFGVGQAFGPAIAGWIKDTTGTFTYAFLLSAGVSFMGALLSLFLRRKGC; translated from the coding sequence ATGAAGAAACACTACGCCTGGGTCATTGCCTTCACGGGGACCCTTGTTCTGCTCCTCTCCCACGGATTCGGAAGAATGTCATACTCGGTAATACTCCCCTCTATGAGGGAGGGGTTAGGCCTCAGCTATACACAGGTCGGTCTCATCGGGACAGGCAATTTTATAGGATATCTCTGTCTCGCCGTCATCGGGGGTTTCCTTGCAGCCCGGTTCGGGGCAAGGAGGCTGATCTTTATCTCCCTTATAGTCATGGGGATAAGCCTTTTTCTCACAGGCCTTTCGAACTCATTTATGGCGGCTTTTCTCATGAGGCTCATCACCGGTTTGGGGAATGGAGGGAGTTATGTGCCCATGATGGCGCTTCCTGCAGCCTGGTTTGTCGCAAGGAAGAGGGGGCTCGCTATGGGAATCAACACCATCGGTACCGGCCTGGGCTTCTCAATTTCAGGGTTGGTTCTGCCCTATTTCATACTTCAATATGGAGAAATTGGATGGAGGTATGCGTGGTGTTTGATGGGAGCCATCACCTTTATCGGAGCCTTCGTCTGCTATAGCCTTCTGAGAGACAATCCCCGAGAAAAGGGTCTTTCAATGTATGGAGGGGATAGTACAGAAAAGACAGATGACGGGATAAGAAAACTTACCCTTTTTACTACCTGGCAGGAGGTAGTAAGTGAAAAAGAGATCTGGAAGCTCGGATGCGTCTATTTCATGTATGGATTCTCCTATATCATCTATCTAACCTTCTTCATCGCGTTTCTGACAAAGGAGATAGGGCTTACCCCAAAAAGTGCCGGGGCAATATTTGCAGTGATAGGGCTCCTCTGTATCATCAGCGGGACCATATGGGGGAGCATTTCTGATATCCTGGGAAGAAGGTATGGTTCAGTGCTCGGGTATATCAGCCTTGCCCTTGCCTACCTCCTGCCCGCTGTCTCCCAGGGAACTCCTTCCATTTATGTCTCTGCCGTTCTGTTCGGCATTACCATGTCTGCAATACCAGTGATTATGGCGGCGGCTGCCGGTGATGCGGTGGGCGGAAGACTGGCCCCGGCCGGGCTCGGGATTGTTACGTTATTCTTTGGTGTAGGTCAGGCCTTTGGCCCTGCGATCGCAGGATGGATCAAGGACACAACGGGCACATTTACATATGCCTTTTTACTATCGGCGGGGGTCTCTTTTATGGGCGCCCTCCTTTCTCTGTTTCTGAGAAGGAAAGGTTGTTAG
- a CDS encoding C4-dicarboxylate ABC transporter substrate-binding protein, producing MRKIKFRDISIRGLFKFIIPALSVVLAVFLIAYYVVLPAPPGAIVMTTGIEGRTYAAFGERYKEILARSNVHLKLLNSSGSVENFKRLNDKKIGFDVGFVQGGTGSGIEAPNLLSLGSITYSPLWVFYRSEKTLDDFSQLKGKRIAIGPEGSGLRKISLDLLKAGNAADLPTTLLDLADGTGIKALKEGQIDVLITIGSTDTIFMQELLNTHNVKLMNLGQAEAYTRLVPGLSHVVLPKGIINIAKRLPPSDINLVAPTTNLIVRNTMHPALMYLLLDAAAEIHADAGWVNKAGEFPAPKVQEIPLSDQAERFYKTGRPFLLDYLPFWVAVLLDRIIKILIPVLAVIFPLMRILPWFYSWRNRSKLYRLYGELKYLELEITQQLRPGHVMDYSAKLDRIEAAANKVSIPLNFYGELYTLKEHIELVRKKVERWGSNLYP from the coding sequence ATGAGAAAAATAAAGTTTCGTGACATTTCGATCCGCGGACTTTTTAAATTTATTATCCCCGCGCTATCAGTGGTTCTTGCTGTTTTCCTTATCGCCTATTATGTTGTCCTGCCTGCACCTCCCGGCGCTATCGTCATGACTACAGGAATTGAAGGTCGTACTTATGCTGCTTTCGGTGAGCGCTACAAGGAAATCCTGGCGCGCTCAAATGTACATCTTAAGTTGCTCAATTCTTCCGGATCAGTGGAAAATTTCAAGCGACTGAACGATAAAAAGATAGGGTTTGATGTCGGATTTGTTCAAGGAGGAACGGGTTCCGGTATCGAAGCGCCGAATCTGCTTTCCCTGGGAAGCATCACGTACAGTCCTCTGTGGGTGTTTTATAGAAGTGAAAAAACGCTCGATGATTTTTCACAGCTCAAAGGAAAGAGGATCGCAATAGGTCCGGAGGGCAGCGGTCTGAGAAAAATATCACTCGACTTGCTCAAAGCCGGCAACGCAGCGGATCTACCGACCACCCTCCTGGATCTTGCAGACGGAACCGGGATTAAGGCGCTGAAGGAAGGCCAGATTGACGTTCTTATTACAATCGGCTCAACCGATACAATATTTATGCAGGAATTACTTAATACTCATAACGTGAAGCTTATGAATTTAGGCCAGGCAGAAGCATATACAAGGCTTGTCCCCGGCCTGTCCCATGTGGTATTGCCGAAGGGCATAATAAACATCGCGAAAAGATTGCCGCCATCGGATATCAATCTCGTTGCACCAACAACAAATCTTATTGTGCGTAACACGATGCACCCGGCCCTGATGTATCTTCTCCTCGATGCCGCGGCTGAGATTCATGCGGATGCCGGTTGGGTAAATAAAGCGGGAGAATTTCCTGCTCCCAAGGTGCAGGAAATTCCACTAAGCGACCAGGCAGAAAGGTTCTATAAAACGGGCCGTCCTTTTTTGCTCGATTACCTGCCTTTTTGGGTTGCCGTATTGTTGGACCGCATAATCAAGATATTGATTCCTGTGCTTGCAGTTATATTTCCTCTTATGAGAATCCTGCCCTGGTTTTATTCCTGGCGGAACAGATCAAAACTCTATCGTTTGTATGGCGAATTGAAATATCTTGAGTTAGAAATAACTCAACAATTGCGACCAGGACATGTTATGGATTATTCCGCAAAACTCGACCGGATCGAGGCGGCGGCCAATAAAGTCAGTATACCACTCAATTTCTATGGCGAACTTTACACATTGAAAGAGCATATCGAGCTGGTGCGTAAAAAAGTGGAGAGATGGGGGTCAAATCTTTATCCTTGA